The genomic segment CTACAAAGTGAGGAACTCTTTTAAAGGCTTGCagcattagcaaggttgagaTCCGCTCCTGTAGAGACTTGTAAGTAGTTGTTCACTTAGAAGGTAAGCGAGAGAACAAGACTTTATTAGGATTCGAGGTGAATATGAATGTGagcattaacacacacacacagatgaaaccAGATCTTACCTTGGACCCAAGGTTTTCCAGCTTGCCAGACATTGCTGCCATCAcatccattacagagagtgggagGCCAGTGAGCAAAGATTGTATCAATAGCTAATTAGCAGATACTGGGTCCGAAAATGTAAGGAGAAGCCATAAGAGAGAGCAGGGTATGAGGAAGTATTGAGATTCATGGAGATACAAGTTTAGGTCAGTCTATTAAATACTAGAGTTCTAATCCCATGTGTAATTTTGTCTATAGTTCTGCCTTTGAAATCCATTGGGAGGCGTTTCCGCAGTGAAAGTGAGGAAGGAGGAAATAATCCCATCACTTCAGTGCAGCTTAGTGAAGCCTTTCTGAAAGCCTGTAAGTACCTGATGGTATATACCAGTGTGGGACCAAAGGGGCTGGGTACTCCTTAGCTTCTCCCACTCCAGCCAGCTTACCTGCTATCACCGTTGTACATGATGGAGTGAGAAGAATGGGCTGGATGCAAATACGCAAGAAGTAAAATGAGATAGCAGAATCTTCTACTAATCCACACCTTCAAGCCCATAATTCAAATCTCCTTCTGTGTAGCTATCTGTATGAAAGACCAAAGTTGGAGGGCGCTcaaagtctttctttttcctacctTAGGTCTTTCTCCACTGGTAGACTTGGATTGGGAGAAGATTGCTTTCAACGGGTCTGCCTTTGGAAATCATCGTCTTCTCCCTAGCCTGAGTGTGTCTTTAATGTGTCCCTACCATTGATAGAGACTGCATGTCCAAAAAGGGGACTTTCTTAACGACTGAAGCTACAGTTGTCTTGGACTCTTTATCCCAAGTTTCTCTCTGATCAAGTTAACAAGTATAAAGATACCAGCCCGGAACAAATATAGGTGTATATAACTGTATATACACAGGTATATATAAGTGTGCTTCAACCATGACTGGTTCAAAGAATAAGGGTCGGGCACAGGCTAAACTAGAAAAAAGAGCAAATGCACAAGCCAGGGCTTTGGCAGAGAGGGAGGCTGCTACTGCATGCAGAGGTGCCGGCAAAGGCCGggacaaagggaaaggaaaggcaggCTCTAAATCAGATGCAGTGGCAGAGGCGAAGGCAGGGTCTAAGGGCAAGGTAGTTGTTGAGGCAAAAGAAGGAGCGAGAGCAGAATCTAAGGCTCTGGTAAAAGGCACATCAGATTTCAGCCATAGGCCTGAGAACAAGTTTGCTAGATCCACCCGTAAAGATAAGCCCAGTAGTGATAGCTGGTTCTGGGCTGGAGAAGATTCTGGTATTAATTCCTGGTTCTGGAAGGGAGAAGAGGTCAGTAATAATCCTGTTGCTAAGTGTGAAAATAAACCGAATACTAGTATCCAGGCCCGTGCTGAGGAGCCCACACCTAGGACCAGCCACAAGTCTAGGTCAggtgctgaggaggaggaggaagaaaacgaAAACGTTATTGGGAACTGGTTTTGGGAAGGTGATGACACTAGTTTTGATTCTGATCCTAAACCTGTGTTCAAAATAGTTAAACCTCAGCCAGTGGatgaaattaatgaaaaagataGGCCAAAGGACTGGTCCGAGGTAACCATCTGGCCCAAAGCTCCTGCTGTAACTCCAGCAGTGTTGGGTTATAGATCCCAGGATTCATATGAGGCAAGGTCCTCTTCATTTATTGTTCTGGCCTCAAATGAAGAGGACACTTCAACGACCTGTACTAAGAATGCTCGCTCCAGCCTACAGGCTATACCTGAGGATCCATTTGGTTCTGACCCTTGCATCCAGACGTTAGATGAAATTAGACAGCAAATCAAGATCAGAGAAGAGAATGGCATCAAGCCCTTTGCTTGCCCTTGCAAAATGGAGTG from the Mastomys coucha isolate ucsf_1 chromosome X, UCSF_Mcou_1, whole genome shotgun sequence genome contains:
- the Bhlhb9 gene encoding protein BHLHb9, giving the protein MTGSKNKGRAQAKLEKRANAQARALAEREAATACRGAGKGRDKGKGKAGSKSDAVAEAKAGSKGKVVVEAKEGARAESKALVKGTSDFSHRPENKFARSTRKDKPSSDSWFWAGEDSGINSWFWKGEEVSNNPVAKCENKPNTSIQARAEEPTPRTSHKSRSGAEEEEEENENVIGNWFWEGDDTSFDSDPKPVFKIVKPQPVDEINEKDRPKDWSEVTIWPKAPAVTPAVLGYRSQDSYEARSSSFIVLASNEEDTSTTCTKNARSSLQAIPEDPFGSDPCIQTLDEIRQQIKIREENGIKPFACPCKMECYLDSPEFEKLVNILKSTTDPLIHKIAQIAMGIHKVHPFAQEFINEVGVVTLIESLLSFSSPEVSIKKAVITLNSSGDDRQHKVEFHVKHMCKETVSFPLNSPGQQSGLKIIAQLTTESVHHYIVVSYFSELFHLLSQGNRKTRNLVLKVFLNMSENPKAARDMINMKALTALKLIFNQKEAKANLVSAVAIFINIKEHIRKGSIVVVDHLSYNTLTAIFREVKGIIERM